The genomic segment GGTGCCGATGCCGACTGCCACGGCGTCGTAGCCGGCGCGGAGGCGGTGCACCTCGGCTCGTGACTCTTCACCGGTGATCCAGACGGAGCGCCCGTCGCGGTCGGCGATGCGGGCGTCGAGCGACATCGCCAGCTTCAGCGCGATGAACGGGCGCTCGGCGCCGAGCGGCGAGTGGGCGTGGAAGAAGATGGCGTTCTGATCGCGGACTGCCTGCGCCTCCACGCCACCGACCGCATCGATCCCCGCGGCCCGGAGCACGTCGGCGCCGCCGGACGCCTTGGGGTTGGGATCGAACCCGCCGAAAACGACGCGCCGCACACCGGCCGCGATCAGCGCGTCGGTGCACGGCGGTGTCTTTCCCCAGTGGCTGCACGGCTCCAGCGAAACGTACGCCGTCGCGCCGCGCGCCTGCTCGCCCGCGGCGAGCAGGGCCTCGGGCTCGGCGTGCGGACGGCCGTACTCCGTGTGCCATCCCTCGCCCACGACCTCCCCATCGCGCACGATTACGCAGCCGACCATCGGGTTGGGGGCCACCCTGCCCCACCCGTTGGCCGCGAGCGCGATGGCCCGCCGCATCCACCCGCGATCCTGCTCGGTGACTTCAGTCACGGCCCCCAGAACGAAGCCGGGGCGGGCTTGGCACCCGCCCCGGCACGATGATCAGCCAGTCCACGAAGGTGGACTTCGTGTGTTCGTTGCTGCGACTCCAGTCGCCCGTCACGGGCGATGCTGCAAGGGACGCGGCTCGGGGTTTCGTGCCGCTGCCGCGCCCGGGCTTGTTCGTGGCCTCGGCTAGATCCCACGGCCCTGCGACGTTTGTGCTGCGTGCCAGTACGGTGCGCTCGGGCCTCTGGATGACAGGCTCAGGTGTGCGGGCCGGCTACGATGCGTCGGACCCTACTTTCGCACTTTCGCACTTTCGCACTTCCGCACTCACGCACTTCCCCTAAAGCGACAGCCGCACGCCCGCGCTGCCGTACCAGGTGCCTTCCTTCGGGTCGAAGTCGCTGGTGCTGGGGAAGCTGCCGATCGGATCAGCGCCCTGCATCCAGCCGATCTCGCCCACGATGGAGCCGAACAGCAGCGTGAACGACCCGTCCAGGAACGCCGACCAGCGGTCGTTGTCGACCTCGACGTCCTCGAAGCGGATGATCTGCTCGGTCCCGGCGACGACCGGGCTGCGAAAGGCGAAATTGGCGTCGGTGTTGAACTTGTCGTAGCCCACGCCGGCGGTGAGCCCCAATCCAAGAAGCCGCTTGCTGATGGCGGCGCGGCCGCTGAGGTTGGTGAGCCCGAAGTCGATCTCGCCGAAGTCGCCCCCGCCCGTGCAGGTGCTGCGGTTTCCGCTGACCGGCACTTCGCCGCTCTCGCACACGTTCCCGAACTGGATCTCGCCCAGGTTGCGGTACATCACCGACACCGAAACGCCGGGGGTGATGAACGACTCACGCATCAGCCCCACGCGGGCGCCCGCGCCCCACGAGTACGCGTTGTCGCCGAAGTCGTCGCCCGCCAGCGAGAGGGGCAGCACCGTCACGCTGCCCAGCAGGTCGATGGCGCCGAATCCGCCGATCATCGGAGCGACGCTGAATCCGTTCGTCAGGCCCAGCGAAACGTTGGCACCCACCGCCGGCGCAGGCACGCGGAACTCGTCCACGTCCACGCTGCCGCCGCTGGACTGCACCTCACGGATGTCCGGAAGCCGCGCCCCGACGACGTTTACGCGCGCCGTCACGCTGAAGCGGGGAATCAGCCCCAGCCGCACGC from the Longimicrobium sp. genome contains:
- the ribD gene encoding bifunctional diaminohydroxyphosphoribosylaminopyrimidine deaminase/5-amino-6-(5-phosphoribosylamino)uracil reductase RibD is translated as MTEVTEQDRGWMRRAIALAANGWGRVAPNPMVGCVIVRDGEVVGEGWHTEYGRPHAEPEALLAAGEQARGATAYVSLEPCSHWGKTPPCTDALIAAGVRRVVFGGFDPNPKASGGADVLRAAGIDAVGGVEAQAVRDQNAIFFHAHSPLGAERPFIALKLAMSLDARIADRDGRSVWITGEESRAEVHRLRAGYDAVAVGIGT